The DNA segment TAAATTTATATAGCGATAGCAGCTATTTAATAAACGCATTCAATCAAAAATGGATAGACAATTGGTTAAAAAAAGGCTGGATTAAGTCTGATAAGACTCCTGTGGAAAACAAAGATCTATGGCTTAAATTATTAGACTTATCATCTATACATCATATTAAGTGGATCAAAGTTAAAGGCCATGCTGATAATGAATACAATAATAGATGTGATAAATTGGCCACTGATGAAATAAAAAAGCATCAGATTAGCATAGCAAAATAATTTTTTTTAAATCAAAACCCAATTATACGAAATAGTTATTTCGTATAATTGGGTACATATAAAGTAAAGTTTATAGAGGTGAATTTTTTGTATGTTTATCTCAACTAAAGATAATTTAGAATTACCTCCTATTCTCGAAGAATTTTTAAACTATTTCTCTACTATAAAAGCTAGATCACCTAATACTGTTAAAGCTTATTTATACGATTTAATTTTGTTTTTCAGATTTATAAAGGTTAGAAAAAATCTCTGCTCTGATTCGGATTTTGACAACATCGATATTAGTGATGTTGATATCTCTCTCATTGAGTCGATCGATTTAAATGACCTGTATGCCTTTTTATCCTTTGTCACACATGAGAGATCTAATACTCCTCCAGCCCGTGCTCGCAAAGTTGCAAGTCTAAGGTCTTTTTATAATTATCTGTACGCAAAAAGAAAAGTAATAACAAAAAATCCTGCTTTGGAATTAGAATCACCTAAGCTGGGCATTAGACAACCTGTATATTTAACATTAGATGAAAGCGTAAAATTATTAAACTCTATTGATGGAGAATTTAAAGAAAGGGATTATGCTATAATAACCTTATTCTTAAATTGTGGGCTTAGACTTTCAGAATTAGCAAATATAAACATTAGCGATATTAAAGATGATAAACTTACAGTTATCGGTAAAGGAAATAAACAGCGGACTGTTTACCTTAATGATGCGTGTATAAATGCCATAAACGATTATTTAAAAGTTAGACCGCATGACGGCGTTAAGGACAAAAAGGCATTGTTTTTAAGCAAAAGATTGCAAAGGATAAGCATTAAGACTATACAATACATTGTCAAAAAACACTTAAAAGACGCTAATCTCGATGGTAAAAAGTATTCTACTCATAAACTTAGACATACAGCAGCGACACTTATGTACAGGTATGGAAAAGTTGATATTAGGACATTGCAAAGGTTATTAGGACATTCCAATGTATCAACAACGCAGATATATACGCATGTTGACGATAGTCAACTGAGAGATGCTGTAAGCAAGAATCCCCTCTCTGAATTGAATATTGACAACAAGAACTAATGTTTGATTTAATTATACCTTTGTGTTATAATAAAGAAAAGTTTGGAGGGGTCTAATTGTGAAAGATGCATCTAAAATAAGCATTAAACAGCAAGAGATAATTGATTTCATAAAGAGTGAGATTAAACGCAAAGGATACCCACCATCAGTTAGAGAAATTGGGAAAGCTGTGGGTTTGCGTTCTACATCAACAGTCCATGGTCACTTGTCACGCCTTGAGAAAAAAGGTTATATAAGAAGAGATCCAACAAAACCAAGAGCTATTGAGGTTTTAAGCAATGATGAAAAGTATATAAGCGACGTTGTAAAGCTACCTGTCATTGGTAAGGTCACTGCTGGAACTCCCATATTAGCTATTCAAAATATTGAGGAGTATTATTCTGTGCCGAGAGATCTTATTACAGGTTATGAAAGCGAAAGTTTTATTTTAAAAGTTCGCGGAGAAAGTATGATAAATGCAGGCATATTAGACGGTGATTACATCATAATTAGAAAGCAGTCATATGCAGACAACGGCGATATTGTAGTAGCTTTGATCGAAGATGAGGCAACTGTGAAAAGATTTTATAAGGAAAACAATCATATAAGGCTGCAGCCTGAAAATCCTTCAATGAACCCTATAATTGTAGACGATGTGATGATTTTAGGAAAAGTGGTTGGAGTAATAAGAAAGCTCAAATGAATCATCGTTTGAGCTTTCTTAAATTAGATTTTGATGAATCCTTTCTCTATCATATTGTTTATAGCAATCATAAGGCTAAGCTTTACTTGGTAATACGATAAACCACCCTGTACATAAGCTGTATATGGTTTCCTAATAGGAGCATCAGCACTTAATTCAATAGATGAACCTTGAATAAACCCACCTGCAGCCATAATGACTTGATCATCGTATCCTGGCATATCCCATGGTTCAGGAACCACATGTGAATCGACAGGAGAACCTTTCTGAATGCTCTGAATGAAAGTGATCAACTCTTCTTTTGTTTTAAATCTAATTGCCTGCACAATATCTGTTCTTAATTCATTGAATTTTGGCAAAACTTCGTAGCCCAACATTTCCATTATTTTAGCCAAAATTATAGCTCCTTTTAGTGCATTGCCAACAACCAAAGGTGAAAAAAATAATCCTTCTAACGTTAAACGATTTGTATTCAGTGTAGGCCCCACCTTCTTCCCTATTCCAGGTGCAAATAATCTGTATGCCGCTTTTTCAACAAGCTCTTTCTTTCCTGCAACATAACCACCTGTAGGAGATAGCCCACCTCCAGGATTTTTTATCAGAGAGCCTGCAATCAGATCTGCTCCAACATCTGTTGGTTCCAAATCCTCTGTAAATTCTCCATAACAATTATCTACAAATACAATTATATCTCTCTTTTTGTCTTTCAATTTTTTAATCACAAATTCAATATCGTTAATAGAAAGCGAATACCTAAAGTCATATCCTTTTGATCTTTGTATCATAACCATTTTGGTTTTACTTGTAACTTCGCCTATAAGTTTTTCAACGTCGATTTTTCCGTTTTTTAAAAGAGGGACTTCTTTGTATATAATTCCTAAATCTGTGAGAGAACCATTGTTGCTATTGCTTCCCTTCCCTATTATATCAATAAGAGTATCATATGGTGTTCCACAAGCCGATATTAGCTCATCATTTGGTCTTAATACACCATAAAGACATAGAGATATGGCATGTGTTCCAGAAACTATTTGAGGCCTTACTAAAGCGTCTTGTGCGTTAAATATGTCAGAATATATTTTTTCTATTGTATCTCTTCCTATGTCGCCATAACCATATCCGGTTGTTCCATTAAAATGTATATCGCTTAAATGATTCTTTTGCATTGCATACAATACTTTGTATTGATTTTTTTCTACGATCTTATCAACTTTTTTAAACTCATCTTTGACGTCATTTTCTGCTTTTTCAAGCAAAAAAATAACATCTTTAGAGATGTTAAACTTTTCTTCAAGTATGTTTCCCGACATATTCTCAATCCTCTCTAATATCAATAGAATCAATTATCATCAAATCATCTTTTGTTATTGTTTTTTTATTTATTATCCTCACAGCTTGTTTTCTTATAGCTCTTTCAATTATGTTTCTAACCAATCTCGCATTTCCTATTTCTCTTGTAGTATTGTCATTAATTAAAACTTTCATTATTTTTCTTTTTGCGCTGTCTGTTAGTACATATTGCCTATTCTTCGTCATTAATTCTGCAATCCGCAACAACTCATCTATAGTGTAGTCAGGAAAATCAATTTGTATAGGAAATCTAGATCTTAAACCTGGGTTGGTGTTTAGAAAATATTCCATTTCATCTCTATAACCCGCCAAAATCAAGACAAACTGATCTTTGTAATCTTCCATTGCTTTGACTAAAGTATCAATCGCTTCTTTGCCAAAGTCCTTTTCTCCACCTCTGGCCAATGAATAAGCTTCATCGACAAATAATATTCCACCTAATGCTTTTTTTACATTTTCTTGTACCCTATGAGCCGTATGCCCTATGTATTCGCCAACTAAATCGGCTCTTTCTACTTCTACCACGTGCCCTTTGTTAAGGACTCCAATGCCTTTCAGAAGTTTACCCAATATTCTTGCAACGGTTGTCTTCCCAGTGCCAGGATTTCCCTTAAACACCATATGTAAAACTATTGGATCCGTCACTAATCCTGCATTTTTTCTCTTAATTTGAACCTGCTCTAAAGCATATAATTCATTTATTATTTGTTTTACTTTGTTAAGGCCGATTAAAGAGTTTAATTCTTTTAATGCTTCTATCTCAAGGCTTTTATCTCTTTCTATATTTTTATTGTCATCAGATTTTGCTTTTTTGTCAATCTTATAATTTTCAAAGTTTACAGACCATATACTCATGATAATCACATCCCAATACATTGTTTTCGCTAATACTATCTTATGATATTGGGATGTGAAATGTTCATACTGTTTATTATGGGCGAATTCTGGACAGCGTTCTTGGAAATGGTATGCATTCTCTCACATGTTCTGTATTAGTTATCCATGCGACTGTTCTCTCTATACCAAGTCCGAACCCGGAATGTGGCACTGTGCCATATTTTCTCAAATCAAGATACCAATTGTACATATCAATAGGTAAATTTTCTTCTTTCAGTCTCTTTAACAACAAATCATAATCATGAATACGCTGACTACCTCCAATAATCTCACCATAGCCTTCAGGCGCAAGCAAATCTGCACATAGCACTACTTCAGGTCTATCTTCTTTCGGCTGCATGTAAAAGGCTTTGCATTCAGCAGGGTATTCAGTTATGAAGACAGGTTTATCAAATTGATTTGACAAGAATGTCTCGTCTGGTGAACCCAAGTCATTACCCCACTGGATCTCATAACCATTTTTATTCAAAAGTTCAATTGCTTCATCATATGTCAAGCGTGGAAAAGGAGTTTTGATTTTTTCCAGCTTACTTAGATCCCTTCCAAGTTCTTTTAATTCCCTTGAACAGTTTTCTAATACAGATTGAACTATGTATTCCACCAACTTTTCTTGAACTTCCATATTGCCATAATGATCGACAAAAGCCATTTCAGGTTCAACCATCCAGAACTCATTTAAGTGCCTTCTCGTTTTTGATTTCTCAGCTCTAAATGTTGGTCCAAAGCTGTACACCTTACCAAATGCCATGGCAGCAGCTTCTTGATACAACTGGCCAGTTTGCGAAAGATAAGCATTTTCGCCAA comes from the Thermoanaerobacterium aotearoense genome and includes:
- the rnhA gene encoding ribonuclease HI, producing the protein MMSIPEVIIYTDGACSGNPGPGGWGAILIYKDTVKEISGYEENTTNNRMELTAAIEALKMLKRPCKVNLYSDSSYLINAFNQKWIDNWLKKGWIKSDKTPVENKDLWLKLLDLSSIHHIKWIKVKGHADNEYNNRCDKLATDEIKKHQISIAK
- a CDS encoding tyrosine recombinase XerC, with the protein product MFISTKDNLELPPILEEFLNYFSTIKARSPNTVKAYLYDLILFFRFIKVRKNLCSDSDFDNIDISDVDISLIESIDLNDLYAFLSFVTHERSNTPPARARKVASLRSFYNYLYAKRKVITKNPALELESPKLGIRQPVYLTLDESVKLLNSIDGEFKERDYAIITLFLNCGLRLSELANINISDIKDDKLTVIGKGNKQRTVYLNDACINAINDYLKVRPHDGVKDKKALFLSKRLQRISIKTIQYIVKKHLKDANLDGKKYSTHKLRHTAATLMYRYGKVDIRTLQRLLGHSNVSTTQIYTHVDDSQLRDAVSKNPLSELNIDNKN
- the lexA gene encoding transcriptional repressor LexA, whose translation is MKDASKISIKQQEIIDFIKSEIKRKGYPPSVREIGKAVGLRSTSTVHGHLSRLEKKGYIRRDPTKPRAIEVLSNDEKYISDVVKLPVIGKVTAGTPILAIQNIEEYYSVPRDLITGYESESFILKVRGESMINAGILDGDYIIIRKQSYADNGDIVVALIEDEATVKRFYKENNHIRLQPENPSMNPIIVDDVMILGKVVGVIRKLK
- a CDS encoding aminotransferase class I/II-fold pyridoxal phosphate-dependent enzyme — its product is MSGNILEEKFNISKDVIFLLEKAENDVKDEFKKVDKIVEKNQYKVLYAMQKNHLSDIHFNGTTGYGYGDIGRDTIEKIYSDIFNAQDALVRPQIVSGTHAISLCLYGVLRPNDELISACGTPYDTLIDIIGKGSNSNNGSLTDLGIIYKEVPLLKNGKIDVEKLIGEVTSKTKMVMIQRSKGYDFRYSLSINDIEFVIKKLKDKKRDIIVFVDNCYGEFTEDLEPTDVGADLIAGSLIKNPGGGLSPTGGYVAGKKELVEKAAYRLFAPGIGKKVGPTLNTNRLTLEGLFFSPLVVGNALKGAIILAKIMEMLGYEVLPKFNELRTDIVQAIRFKTKEELITFIQSIQKGSPVDSHVVPEPWDMPGYDDQVIMAAGGFIQGSSIELSADAPIRKPYTAYVQGGLSYYQVKLSLMIAINNMIEKGFIKI
- the spoVK gene encoding stage V sporulation protein K, with protein sequence MSIWSVNFENYKIDKKAKSDDNKNIERDKSLEIEALKELNSLIGLNKVKQIINELYALEQVQIKRKNAGLVTDPIVLHMVFKGNPGTGKTTVARILGKLLKGIGVLNKGHVVEVERADLVGEYIGHTAHRVQENVKKALGGILFVDEAYSLARGGEKDFGKEAIDTLVKAMEDYKDQFVLILAGYRDEMEYFLNTNPGLRSRFPIQIDFPDYTIDELLRIAELMTKNRQYVLTDSAKRKIMKVLINDNTTREIGNARLVRNIIERAIRKQAVRIINKKTITKDDLMIIDSIDIRED
- the asnS gene encoding asparagine--tRNA ligase; its protein translation is MNLIKINEMKDHVGEEVTINGWLYNKRSSGKIKFLIIRDGSGFVQGIVVKNEVDENVFELCDKLTQESSISVSGIVRKDERSPFGFELTIKNVDLVQMAFNDYPISLKEHGIDFLLDNRHLWIRTPRQQAILSVRHEVIRAIQEFLNNNDFVRIDSPIITPSTCEGTSDLFQIDYFGENAYLSQTGQLYQEAAAMAFGKVYSFGPTFRAEKSKTRRHLNEFWMVEPEMAFVDHYGNMEVQEKLVEYIVQSVLENCSRELKELGRDLSKLEKIKTPFPRLTYDEAIELLNKNGYEIQWGNDLGSPDETFLSNQFDKPVFITEYPAECKAFYMQPKEDRPEVVLCADLLAPEGYGEIIGGSQRIHDYDLLLKRLKEENLPIDMYNWYLDLRKYGTVPHSGFGLGIERTVAWITNTEHVRECIPFPRTLSRIRP